The Babylonia areolata isolate BAREFJ2019XMU unplaced genomic scaffold, ASM4173473v1 tig00012538, whole genome shotgun sequence genomic sequence tggagtagaatgagttaaccctTCTGCCGCTTTCCTCGGTGTTTTTCCACAGAGTTATTGACGGCTTTGAGACCCTGGACTCCCTGGAGAAGGTGCCGGTGAACGAGAAGACCTACAAGCCGGAGACGGACATCCGCATCGGGGGTGTCACCATTCACGCCAACCCTCTGGCCGGCtgaagggggggatggggtttgggggcgtggggaCATGAGTGGAGagcggactgtgtgtgtgtggtgtgttgtgtgggactgatgg encodes the following:
- the LOC143278620 gene encoding peptidyl-prolyl cis-trans isomerase-like 3, translating into HTTRGMVSMANNGLDTNGSQFFITYAKQPHLDMKYTVFGRVIDGFETLDSLEKVPVNEKTYKPETDIRIGGVTIHANPLAG